The following proteins come from a genomic window of Nocardiopsis sp. YSL2:
- a CDS encoding amino acid adenylation domain-containing protein, whose translation MRSLYPVAEPDPEHRFDPFPLTDQQQAYLLGRTGAFELGNVSTHAYYEYEGELDTDRFTLAWRRAIERHDALRTVVLPDTGEQAVLADTGEFTPEIVDLRGRDPEPELRRVRERLSHQVRPADAWPLFSVVVSLLDEGRSRVHVSFDALILDYLSWQLLIADLTRFYRDPGLAVDPLPITYRDYVLAEAAIADTDRYRRAEEYWRGRVASLPPAPRLPLAADPATVDVPRWSSRLATLPDERWRAVKATAAAHGLTASTVCLTAFAEVLAAWSESAHFTLNVPRMNRFPLHPEANALLGEFASFSLLEVDHRDPDVPFGERAKRLQRTFWTDLQHQEYPGVRALRDVARATGGGRRALMPVVLTSTIGFTPGEEPLLGHTLPRVFAVTQTPQVYLDTQIEESPSGLVYNLDSVDALLPPRTADAMCADLGRILDRLAEPEAWNDPDLLGRAGGSATGADGLRGPVAPIPDELVHDAFVRQARAHPDRTAVIAPDRTLTYGELYGLAARVAVWLRAGGARPGAPVAVLLDKGWEQVVAAYGVLLAGCPYLPLDAAAPAARVHALLDQAGTDTVLDADTLAKALTLADREPPPVTAGPGDLAYVLFTSGSTGRPKGVMVEHRGMVNALEATRAEFGVGPDDTCLAVTALHHDMSAFDLFGVLGAGGTVVVPAADRARDADHWAELAREHGVTLWNSVPAMMEMLLAAGPAPGTLRTVFLGGDWVPPRLAADLIDQVPGVGVVSVGGPTETTLWNIWHRVAPADLDRATIPYGRPIANTAYHVLDERGRERPPGVVGELCCAGPGVARGYWDDPERTAAAFTERGGERIYRTGDLGRVLADGAIEFVGRADAQVKVRGMRIEPGEVEAALRERPGVTAAAVVGVPRSDGRGHRAIAAHVTGDADPDALRAALAERLPDHLVPATVTVVDELPLTGNGKVDRAVLTARSQAASSIGEREIATPRTPLEETIAQIWAEVVGLDTVGVHDDFFTVGGDSVAATRVLVELREALDRPGLPLMALLSTGTVAGMADALLAQDPGLDRVAELYQHVLALSDDEVEAGLSG comes from the coding sequence GTGAGGTCCCTCTACCCGGTCGCCGAGCCCGACCCCGAGCACCGGTTCGACCCCTTCCCGCTCACCGACCAGCAGCAGGCCTACCTGCTCGGGCGCACCGGCGCGTTCGAGCTGGGCAACGTGTCCACGCACGCCTACTACGAGTACGAGGGCGAGCTCGACACCGACCGCTTCACCCTGGCCTGGCGCCGGGCGATCGAGCGGCACGACGCCCTGCGCACGGTGGTCCTGCCCGACACCGGAGAACAGGCGGTCCTGGCCGATACCGGCGAGTTCACCCCCGAGATCGTCGACCTGCGCGGCCGCGACCCCGAACCCGAGCTGCGCCGCGTCCGCGAACGGCTCTCCCACCAGGTCCGCCCGGCCGACGCGTGGCCGCTGTTCTCGGTGGTGGTGAGCCTGCTGGACGAGGGCCGCAGCCGTGTGCACGTCAGCTTCGACGCGCTGATCCTGGACTACCTGAGCTGGCAGCTGCTCATCGCCGACCTGACCCGCTTCTACCGCGACCCCGGTCTGGCGGTCGATCCCCTGCCGATCACCTATCGCGACTACGTGCTGGCCGAGGCCGCGATCGCCGATACCGACCGGTACCGGCGGGCCGAGGAGTACTGGCGCGGCAGGGTCGCGTCCCTGCCCCCGGCGCCCCGGCTGCCCCTGGCCGCCGACCCCGCCACCGTGGACGTCCCCCGCTGGTCCAGCCGCCTGGCCACCCTGCCCGACGAGCGCTGGCGGGCGGTCAAGGCCACCGCCGCCGCCCACGGGCTCACCGCCTCCACGGTGTGCCTGACCGCGTTCGCCGAGGTGCTCGCCGCCTGGAGCGAGTCGGCGCACTTCACCCTCAACGTGCCGCGGATGAACCGGTTCCCCCTGCACCCCGAGGCGAACGCGCTGCTCGGTGAGTTCGCGTCCTTCTCGCTGCTGGAGGTGGACCACCGCGACCCGGACGTGCCGTTCGGTGAGCGGGCCAAGCGGTTGCAGCGCACCTTCTGGACCGACCTCCAGCACCAGGAGTACCCGGGTGTTCGGGCCCTGCGCGACGTCGCCCGGGCCACCGGAGGGGGCCGTCGGGCGCTCATGCCCGTGGTCCTGACCAGCACCATCGGGTTCACACCGGGAGAGGAACCGCTGCTCGGCCACACCCTGCCCCGGGTGTTCGCGGTCACCCAGACCCCGCAGGTGTACCTGGACACCCAGATCGAGGAGTCCCCGTCCGGGCTGGTGTACAACCTGGACTCGGTGGACGCGCTGCTGCCTCCGCGCACCGCCGACGCGATGTGCGCGGACCTCGGACGGATCCTGGACCGGCTCGCCGAGCCCGAGGCGTGGAACGACCCCGACCTCCTCGGGCGGGCCGGGGGATCGGCCACGGGGGCCGACGGACTGCGCGGCCCGGTGGCGCCGATCCCCGACGAGCTGGTGCACGACGCCTTCGTCCGCCAGGCTCGCGCGCATCCCGACCGGACGGCCGTCATCGCCCCCGACCGGACGCTGACCTACGGCGAGCTGTACGGGCTCGCCGCTCGCGTGGCCGTCTGGCTGCGCGCGGGGGGCGCCCGTCCCGGTGCCCCCGTCGCCGTCCTGCTCGACAAGGGCTGGGAACAGGTCGTGGCCGCCTACGGTGTGCTCCTGGCCGGATGCCCGTACCTGCCGCTGGACGCCGCCGCGCCCGCGGCCCGTGTCCACGCCCTCCTCGACCAGGCCGGGACCGACACCGTCCTGGACGCCGACACCCTCGCCAAGGCCCTCACCCTCGCGGACCGGGAGCCGCCGCCCGTGACCGCCGGACCCGGAGACCTGGCCTACGTCCTGTTCACGTCCGGCTCCACCGGGCGGCCCAAGGGCGTGATGGTGGAGCACCGCGGAATGGTCAACGCGCTGGAGGCCACACGCGCGGAGTTCGGTGTCGGACCCGACGACACCTGCCTCGCGGTCACCGCGCTGCACCACGACATGTCGGCGTTCGACCTGTTCGGCGTGCTCGGCGCGGGCGGGACCGTGGTCGTTCCGGCGGCCGACCGCGCGCGCGACGCCGACCACTGGGCGGAGCTGGCCCGGGAACACGGCGTCACCCTGTGGAACTCCGTACCGGCGATGATGGAGATGCTCCTGGCCGCGGGCCCCGCGCCGGGCACGCTCCGCACGGTCTTCCTCGGCGGCGACTGGGTGCCGCCCCGCCTGGCCGCGGACCTGATCGACCAGGTGCCGGGGGTCGGCGTCGTCAGCGTCGGCGGGCCCACCGAGACCACCCTGTGGAACATCTGGCACCGTGTCGCGCCGGCCGATCTCGACCGCGCCACCATCCCCTACGGGCGGCCGATCGCCAACACCGCCTACCACGTCCTCGACGAGCGCGGCCGGGAACGGCCGCCGGGCGTGGTCGGCGAACTCTGCTGTGCCGGGCCGGGCGTGGCACGCGGCTACTGGGACGATCCCGAGCGCACCGCCGCCGCCTTCACCGAGCGCGGGGGCGAGCGGATCTACCGCACCGGCGACCTGGGACGCGTACTGGCCGACGGCGCCATCGAGTTCGTCGGCCGCGCGGACGCCCAGGTGAAGGTGCGCGGCATGCGGATCGAACCGGGGGAGGTGGAGGCCGCCCTGCGCGAGCGGCCGGGCGTGACCGCGGCGGCCGTCGTGGGGGTGCCCCGCTCCGACGGGCGCGGCCATCGCGCGATCGCCGCCCACGTCACGGGCGACGCCGATCCCGACGCCCTGCGCGCCGCGCTCGCCGAGCGGCTGCCCGACCACCTCGTGCCCGCCACCGTCACCGTCGTGGACGAGCTGCCGCTCACCGGCAACGGCAAGGTGGACCGCGCGGTACTGACCGCCCGGTCGCAGGCGGCGTCCTCGATCGGGGAACGCGAGATCGCGACCCCGCGCACGCCGCTGGAGGAGACCATCGCGCAGATCTGGGCGGAGGTCGTCGGCCTCGACACCGTCGGGGTGCACGACGACTTCTTCACCGTCGGCGGAGACTCGGTCGCGGCCACGCGCGTGCTGGTGGAGCTGCGCGAGGCGCTGGACCGGCCCGGCCTGCCGCTGATGGCGCTGCTGTCCACCGGCACGGTCGCCGGGATGGCCGACGCCCTCCTGGCCCAGGACCCGGGCCTGGACCGCGTCGCCGAGCTGTACCAGCATGTCCTGGCACTGTCCGACGACGAAGTGGAAGCAGGTCTGTCCGGATGA
- a CDS encoding non-ribosomal peptide synthetase: protein MTRTGLDDIWPLAPLAEGLLFQAESADVDVYTVQQVLEVEGGLDTARLRRAGTALLRRHPVLRSCYRRRKNGTAVALIPTAVDPVWDEADVSADPDPEGAARAWADAERTHRFDLGEPGLIRFAVLRLGPQRHRLVLTHHHILLDGWSLPVLVTDLFALYEAEGGGAVPPPATPYRDHLAWLSGRDRPAAEAAWTRALAGLPEPTMVAPGTSGGEIPEHAAATLTAEETAALDRCARELGVTVNTLVQLAWGTLLSRVLGRTDVVFGTTVSGRPPELPGVESMVGLFINTVPVRVRLDPARTVAQTLTRLRDEQASLLPHQHLGLADIQRAAGGGDLFDTLAVYENYPFDPDRSLEPAPGLRLTPVASADATHYPLALTALPGQTPGAPLTVRLSHRADVIAPAHARRLADAVVHLLRQIPADPDRPVWRLTLLDDRGTERAVRDLNATGTYPRTTLTAEFARRVAERPTAEAVVCEDDSLTYERLDERTDRIAAALQRRGVGPESVVAVAVPRGVELVCALVGVLKAGGAYLALDPDHPDERLAYMVGDAAPGCALTTPDLADRLAGPLDGVPRLLLGDEERDSGSTPTAESASPAPRGAAPGRARATVGHEDGDDPPRPVDLRPEHPAYVIYTSGSTGRPKGVVVPHAGVAKLVATHTERLLVTPDSRVSQFASPGFDVAWWELVQVMCTGGTLVIVPAHRRVAGTALTDYLRDQRVTHAILPPALLAALPDEARLPEGICLLAGTEEVTPALVDRYAPGRRMFNAYGPTEVSVNSTLGACRAGMSAPVPIGPPDPGTRAYVLDDGLNPVPTGVVGELYLAGDGLARGYHGRAALTAERFVADPFGPPGTRMYRTGDLVRWNDDDALEFVGRADDQVKIRGFRVEPGEISAALLRRPEVAAAVVAVHEETPGQRSLAAYLVAAPGHTVDPDRLRRFLAAELPPAFVPAAFVELDAIPVLPSGKLDRSALPAPDTAARPGGRGPRDPREELLCQVFAEVLSVPVVGIDDDFFGLGGHSLLVPRLTGRIRAVLGADLPLRTLFEAPTVAELAARVDGARVPVPLARRDRPADLPLSFAQQRLWFLYRMDGPNPSYNIPFSVRLTGRLDTTALSAALDDLVARHESLRTLFPDEDGTPRQVVVPAPAVPLTVVETTPDDLAGPLSDAARYAFRLEDEIPVRPTLFRLGEDEHVLLVLVHHIAADGASVLPLLSDLDRAYRARLAGREPDQDPVAVQYADYALWQRELLDETPGGPLAEQVGFWSTALAGLPDELPLPTDRPRPAVAGRAAGEARLRIDPQTHRALRDLARSTDTSLFMVFQAALAALLTRLGAGTDIPLGSPVAGRGDDALEDLVGFFVNTLVLRTDTSGDPGFRTLLRRVRDFDLAAYAHQDVPFERLVEELNPPRSLARHPLFQVMLAYQSVPEGALALGDLDVRPEDASTGEAKFDLSLDLTAADGADGVDGVLRYRADLFDPATAEAVAARYLRLLRAVLADPDRPVGTLDLLDADEADAVRDAWHGPALPAPCARTLPALFAAQAARTPDATAVVCGTTRYTFAELDARANRLAHQLRRRGARPERIVALQLPRSAETLVAILAVLKSGAAYLPIDPEYPAERRSTIVADADPVLAVTTSDQAPCGNADLLYLDRTDLSDGSGLPAALPVAGVAAHHPAYVIYTSGSTGTPKGVVVEHRSVVNLFTSHRETLYRPAAARVGGRALRVAHAWSFAFDASWQPQLWMFDGHELHIATEEDQRDPDALVALIEREGIDFIEVTPSHAMHLAASGLLRDGRSPLLVLGVGGEAVPPSLWQEIGELESTEGFNLYGPTEATVDALSARVGATARPQVGRPTANTRAYVLDAGLNPVPSGVVGELYLAGDGLARGYLGRAALTAERFVADPFGPPGGRMYRTGDLARLLPDGGLDYVGRADDQVKVRGFRIELGEVTAALSRLPGVAAAAADVREDPAGRRSLVGYVVAEPGPGAPPVDPAVLRARLLEVLPVSMVPGAFVALDALPLTAHGKLDRAALPDPEPVPDHRPPATPLEELMCRVHADALGVASVGADDDFFARGGHSLMLVRLRARIEKETGARLPIADLFTHTTPANLAERVAADSGRTL, encoded by the coding sequence TTGACCAGGACCGGACTCGACGACATCTGGCCGCTCGCCCCCCTCGCCGAGGGCCTGCTCTTCCAGGCCGAGTCGGCGGACGTGGACGTGTACACCGTGCAACAGGTGCTGGAGGTGGAGGGCGGCCTCGACACCGCCCGCCTGCGCCGCGCGGGCACCGCGCTGCTGCGCCGCCACCCCGTCCTGCGCTCGTGCTACCGGCGCCGGAAGAACGGCACGGCCGTCGCACTGATCCCCACCGCCGTCGACCCCGTCTGGGACGAGGCCGACGTGTCCGCGGACCCCGACCCGGAGGGCGCCGCCCGCGCGTGGGCGGACGCCGAGCGGACGCACCGGTTCGACCTGGGTGAGCCGGGGCTGATCCGGTTCGCCGTCCTGCGCCTGGGCCCGCAGCGGCACAGGCTCGTCCTGACCCACCACCACATCCTTCTCGACGGCTGGTCGCTGCCGGTGCTGGTCACCGACCTCTTCGCGCTCTACGAGGCGGAGGGCGGCGGCGCGGTGCCGCCGCCCGCGACGCCCTACCGCGACCACCTCGCCTGGCTCTCCGGGCGGGACCGCCCCGCCGCCGAGGCCGCCTGGACCCGGGCCCTGGCCGGGCTGCCGGAGCCCACGATGGTCGCCCCCGGCACCTCGGGGGGTGAGATCCCGGAACACGCCGCCGCCACCCTCACCGCGGAGGAGACCGCGGCCCTGGACCGGTGCGCCCGGGAGCTGGGCGTCACCGTCAACACCCTCGTCCAGCTCGCCTGGGGCACCCTGCTCTCGCGTGTGCTCGGCCGCACCGACGTCGTCTTCGGCACCACCGTCTCCGGGCGGCCGCCGGAGCTGCCCGGCGTCGAGTCGATGGTGGGCCTGTTCATCAACACCGTTCCGGTCCGCGTCCGCCTCGACCCCGCCCGGACCGTGGCGCAGACGCTCACCCGGCTGCGCGACGAACAGGCCTCACTCCTGCCCCACCAGCACCTCGGGCTCGCCGACATCCAGCGGGCGGCGGGCGGCGGCGACCTGTTCGACACCCTCGCCGTGTACGAGAACTACCCCTTCGACCCCGACCGCTCCCTGGAGCCGGCACCCGGACTGCGCCTGACCCCCGTGGCCTCCGCCGACGCCACCCACTACCCCCTGGCGCTGACCGCCCTGCCCGGCCAGACCCCCGGTGCCCCGCTCACCGTGCGCCTGTCCCACCGAGCCGACGTCATCGCCCCCGCACACGCCCGGCGCCTGGCCGACGCCGTCGTCCACCTGCTCCGGCAGATCCCCGCCGACCCGGACCGCCCCGTCTGGCGGCTGACCCTGCTCGACGACCGCGGCACCGAGCGGGCGGTCCGGGACCTCAACGCCACCGGCACCTACCCGCGCACCACCCTGACCGCCGAGTTCGCGCGCCGGGTCGCCGAGCGGCCCACCGCCGAGGCGGTCGTGTGCGAGGACGACTCCCTCACCTACGAGCGCCTGGACGAGCGCACCGACCGCATCGCCGCCGCGCTCCAGCGCCGCGGCGTGGGGCCCGAGAGCGTGGTCGCGGTCGCCGTGCCGCGCGGAGTGGAGCTGGTGTGCGCCCTGGTCGGCGTGCTCAAGGCCGGCGGCGCCTACCTGGCCCTGGACCCCGACCACCCCGACGAGCGCCTGGCGTACATGGTCGGCGACGCCGCCCCCGGCTGCGCGCTCACCACCCCCGACCTGGCCGACCGGCTCGCCGGACCGCTCGACGGCGTGCCCCGCCTGCTGCTCGGTGACGAGGAGCGCGACAGCGGCAGCACGCCGACCGCCGAGAGCGCGAGCCCCGCCCCCCGCGGAGCGGCCCCCGGGCGCGCGCGGGCGACGGTCGGGCACGAGGACGGGGACGACCCGCCCCGGCCGGTGGACCTGCGCCCCGAACACCCCGCCTACGTCATCTACACCTCCGGCTCTACCGGCCGCCCCAAAGGAGTCGTCGTCCCGCACGCCGGGGTCGCCAAACTCGTCGCCACGCACACCGAACGCCTGCTCGTCACCCCCGACAGCCGGGTCAGCCAGTTCGCCTCCCCCGGCTTCGACGTCGCCTGGTGGGAACTGGTCCAGGTGATGTGCACCGGCGGCACGCTCGTCATCGTGCCCGCGCACCGCCGCGTCGCGGGCACCGCCCTCACCGACTACCTGCGCGACCAGCGCGTCACCCACGCCATCCTGCCGCCGGCGCTGCTGGCCGCCCTGCCCGACGAGGCCCGCCTGCCCGAGGGGATCTGCCTCCTGGCGGGCACCGAGGAGGTCACCCCCGCCCTGGTCGACCGGTACGCGCCCGGCCGCCGCATGTTCAACGCCTACGGGCCCACCGAGGTCAGCGTGAACTCCACGCTCGGCGCCTGCCGCGCCGGGATGAGCGCGCCCGTACCGATCGGGCCGCCCGACCCCGGGACCCGCGCCTACGTCCTGGACGACGGGCTCAACCCCGTGCCGACCGGGGTCGTGGGCGAGCTCTACCTCGCCGGGGACGGCCTCGCGCGCGGCTACCACGGCCGGGCGGCGCTGACCGCCGAGCGCTTCGTCGCCGACCCCTTCGGGCCGCCCGGCACTCGCATGTACCGCACCGGCGACCTCGTGCGCTGGAACGACGACGACGCGCTGGAGTTCGTCGGCCGCGCCGACGACCAGGTCAAGATCCGCGGCTTCCGGGTGGAGCCGGGCGAGATCTCCGCCGCCCTGCTGCGCCGCCCCGAGGTCGCCGCCGCCGTGGTCGCCGTCCACGAGGAGACCCCCGGGCAGCGCTCCCTGGCCGCCTACCTCGTCGCCGCTCCCGGACACACCGTCGACCCGGACCGGCTGCGCCGCTTCCTGGCCGCCGAGCTGCCCCCCGCGTTCGTCCCCGCGGCGTTCGTGGAACTCGACGCGATCCCCGTCCTGCCCAGCGGCAAGCTCGACCGCTCCGCGCTGCCCGCGCCCGACACCGCCGCCCGCCCCGGCGGACGCGGACCCCGCGACCCGCGCGAGGAGCTGCTGTGCCAGGTCTTCGCCGAGGTGCTGTCGGTGCCGGTCGTCGGCATCGACGACGACTTCTTCGGCCTGGGCGGCCACTCGCTCCTCGTGCCCAGGCTCACCGGCCGGATCCGTGCCGTGCTCGGCGCCGACCTGCCGCTGCGCACGCTCTTCGAGGCGCCCACGGTCGCCGAACTCGCCGCCCGGGTGGACGGCGCCCGCGTCCCGGTCCCCCTGGCCCGCCGCGACCGCCCCGCCGACCTGCCGCTGTCGTTCGCCCAGCAGCGGCTCTGGTTCCTCTACCGGATGGACGGCCCCAACCCCTCCTACAACATCCCCTTCTCCGTGCGCCTCACCGGCCGCCTCGACACCACCGCGCTGTCCGCCGCCCTCGACGACCTGGTCGCGCGGCACGAGAGCCTGCGCACCCTCTTCCCCGACGAGGACGGCACCCCCCGCCAGGTGGTCGTCCCCGCCCCGGCCGTCCCGCTCACCGTGGTCGAGACCACCCCCGACGACCTGGCCGGGCCGCTGTCCGACGCGGCACGGTACGCCTTCCGGCTCGAGGACGAGATCCCCGTGCGCCCCACCCTGTTCAGGCTCGGAGAGGACGAGCACGTCCTGCTCGTCCTGGTGCACCACATCGCCGCCGACGGCGCCTCCGTGCTCCCGCTGCTGTCCGACCTGGACCGGGCCTACCGGGCCCGGCTGGCCGGCCGGGAACCCGACCAGGACCCCGTGGCCGTGCAGTACGCCGACTACGCGCTCTGGCAGCGCGAACTCCTGGACGAGACCCCGGGCGGCCCGCTCGCCGAACAGGTCGGCTTCTGGTCCACGGCCCTGGCCGGACTGCCGGACGAGCTCCCCCTGCCCACCGACCGGCCCCGGCCCGCCGTCGCGGGCCGCGCCGCGGGCGAGGCCCGGCTGCGCATCGACCCGCAGACCCACCGGGCCCTGCGCGACCTGGCCCGCTCCACCGACACCAGCCTGTTCATGGTCTTCCAGGCGGCCCTGGCCGCACTGCTCACCCGGCTCGGCGCGGGCACGGACATCCCCCTGGGCTCGCCCGTGGCCGGACGCGGCGACGACGCCCTGGAGGACCTGGTCGGCTTCTTCGTCAACACGCTCGTGCTGCGCACCGACACCTCCGGGGACCCCGGCTTCCGCACACTGCTCCGCCGGGTGCGTGACTTCGACCTGGCCGCCTACGCCCACCAGGACGTGCCCTTCGAGCGGCTGGTCGAGGAGCTCAACCCGCCGCGCTCGCTGGCCCGGCACCCCCTCTTCCAGGTGATGCTCGCCTACCAGTCCGTGCCCGAGGGCGCCCTCGCCCTCGGCGACCTGGACGTGCGCCCCGAGGACGCCTCCACCGGCGAGGCCAAGTTCGACCTCTCCCTCGACCTGACCGCCGCCGACGGCGCCGACGGGGTGGACGGCGTGCTGCGCTACCGCGCCGACCTGTTCGACCCGGCCACCGCCGAGGCCGTCGCCGCCCGCTACCTGCGCCTGCTGCGGGCGGTCCTGGCCGACCCCGACCGGCCCGTCGGCACGCTCGACCTGCTGGACGCCGACGAGGCCGACGCGGTCCGCGACGCCTGGCACGGCCCCGCCCTGCCCGCGCCGTGTGCCCGCACCCTGCCCGCGCTGTTCGCCGCCCAGGCCGCCCGGACCCCCGACGCCACCGCGGTGGTGTGCGGGACCACCCGGTACACGTTCGCCGAACTGGACGCCCGGGCCAACCGGCTCGCCCACCAGCTGCGCCGACGCGGCGCGCGGCCGGAGCGGATCGTCGCCCTCCAGCTGCCCCGCTCCGCCGAGACCCTCGTGGCGATCCTCGCCGTCCTGAAGTCCGGGGCCGCCTACCTGCCCATCGACCCCGAGTACCCGGCCGAGCGCCGGTCGACGATCGTCGCCGACGCCGACCCGGTGCTCGCCGTCACCACCTCCGACCAGGCCCCGTGCGGCAACGCCGACCTGCTCTACCTGGACCGCACGGACCTGTCGGACGGCTCCGGGCTGCCCGCGGCCCTGCCCGTGGCGGGAGTGGCCGCACACCACCCCGCCTACGTCATCTACACGTCCGGGTCCACCGGGACGCCCAAGGGCGTGGTGGTCGAGCACCGCAGCGTGGTCAACCTGTTCACCTCGCACCGGGAGACCCTCTACCGCCCGGCCGCGGCGCGCGTGGGCGGTCGGGCGCTGCGCGTCGCGCACGCCTGGTCGTTCGCCTTCGACGCCTCCTGGCAGCCGCAGCTGTGGATGTTCGACGGCCACGAGCTGCACATCGCCACCGAGGAGGACCAGCGCGACCCCGACGCGCTGGTGGCGCTGATCGAGCGCGAGGGCATCGACTTCATCGAGGTCACCCCCTCGCACGCCATGCACCTGGCCGCCTCCGGGCTCCTCCGCGACGGCCGCAGCCCGCTGCTCGTGCTGGGTGTGGGAGGCGAGGCCGTGCCGCCGTCGCTGTGGCAGGAGATCGGCGAGCTGGAGTCCACCGAGGGGTTCAACCTGTACGGGCCCACCGAGGCGACCGTGGACGCCCTGTCCGCGAGGGTCGGCGCCACCGCGCGCCCCCAGGTCGGCCGCCCCACCGCCAACACCCGCGCCTACGTCCTCGACGCGGGGCTCAACCCCGTGCCGAGCGGCGTGGTGGGCGAGCTGTACCTGGCCGGGGACGGACTGGCCCGCGGCTACCTCGGCCGGGCGGCGCTGACCGCCGAGCGGTTCGTCGCCGACCCCTTCGGGCCGCCGGGCGGCCGGATGTACCGCACCGGCGACCTGGCCAGGCTGCTGCCCGACGGCGGCCTCGACTACGTGGGCCGGGCCGACGACCAGGTGAAGGTGCGCGGCTTCCGGATCGAACTGGGCGAGGTCACCGCCGCCCTGTCCCGGCTGCCGGGGGTGGCCGCGGCCGCCGCCGACGTGCGTGAGGACCCCGCCGGCCGCCGCTCGCTGGTCGGCTACGTCGTCGCCGAGCCGGGCCCCGGCGCCCCGCCCGTCGACCCGGCCGTGCTGCGCGCCCGCCTGCTGGAGGTCCTGCCGGTGTCCATGGTGCCGGGCGCGTTCGTCGCACTCGACGCCCTGCCCCTCACCGCGCACGGCAAGCTCGACCGTGCCGCGCTGCCCGACCCGGAGCCCGTCCCCGACCACCGCCCGCCCGCCACGCCGCTGGAGGAGCTGATGTGCCGGGTGCACGCCGACGCGCTCGGCGTGGCCTCCGTCGGCGCCGACGACGACTTCTTCGCACGCGGCGGCCACTCGCTCATGCTCGTGCGGCTGCGCGCCCGGATCGAGAAGGAGACCGGCGCGCGCCTGCCCATCGCCGACCTGTTCACCCACACCACCCCGGCCAACCTCGCCGAGCGCGTGGCCGCCGACTCCGGAAGGACCCTGTGA
- a CDS encoding MbtH family protein — translation MTNPFEDEDGLYLVLVNDEGQHSLWPAIIAVPAGWRVAHDRDTRRGCLEHIERTWTDLRPVSVREAG, via the coding sequence ATGACCAACCCGTTCGAGGACGAGGACGGCCTCTACCTGGTGCTCGTCAACGACGAGGGCCAGCACTCGCTGTGGCCCGCGATCATCGCGGTGCCCGCGGGCTGGCGGGTGGCCCACGACCGCGACACCCGCCGGGGATGCCTGGAGCACATCGAGCGGACCTGGACCGACCTGCGTCCGGTGAGCGTGCGGGAGGCGGGGTGA